AATATAGTTAATATAATTAAAAATTGTTTTTTACGAGGAGTAAAGATGAGAATAATAAATGTAAAAGATATAAGAGAAGTCGTTGCTAAGCTTTGCAAACAGGCCTGTTATGTTGTGACGCCAGATTTAAAGGCTGCTTTTACAAAGGCTCAAACTAATGAAAGCTCGTCACTAGGCAAAGACATTTTGGGCAAAATTTTACAAAACGCTAAGCTTGCAGAAGAGGGCGTTGCACCTATTTGTCAAGATACCGGTATGACGGTTGTTTTCGTGCAGATCGGCCAAGATGTGCATATTGAGGGTGGGTATATTGAAGATGCGATAAATGAGGGTATTGCGGAAGGCTACACTGAAGGTTATCTAAGAAAGTCAGTCGTTGCTGAGCCACTTTTTGAAAGAAAAAATACCACAAACAACACTCCAGCCGTCATTCACACTAGGATCGTGCCAGGAGATAAGCTAAAGATTAAAGTAGCTCCAAAAGGTTTTGGTAGTGAGAATAAATCGGTTTTAAAAATGCTTGTACCAGCTGATGGTATAGAGGGTGTAAAAAAAGTCTTTTTAGAGGCTGTAAAATACGCTGGACCAAATGCCTGTCCTCCACTAACAATAGGCGTTGGCATAGGCGGTACGATGGATAAGGCAGCACTTTTGGCAAAAGAAGCAGCAGTTCGTTCAGTCGATAGTAAAAATTCTGATCCAAGATATGCCAAATTAGAAGACGAGCTACTAGAGCTTGCTTGCAAAACTGGTGTTGGTCCTCAAGGACTTGGTGGCGATACTACTGCCGTAAAAGTAAATGTCGAGTGGTATCCAACCCACATAGCAGGTCTTCCTGTTGCTATAAACATCAACTGTCACGCTGCACGCCACGCAGATGCCGAGCTTTAAGGAGAGAAAATGTCAGAAGTAAAAAGAATAATAGCACCATTTGATAAAGAGGTGGTAAAAAGCCTAAAAGCAGGTGATAATGTCCTAATATCAGGCACTATCATAGCAGCTCGTGACGCTGCACATAAGGCACTTACTGAAACATTGGCGCGCGGCGAGAAGCTACCAGTTGAACTAAAGGGTGAGACTATCTACTATGTCGGACCAACTCCAGCCAAACCAAATCAAGCTATCGGAGCAGCAGGTCCAACAACAAGTGGTAGGATGGATAAATATACCCCAACTATGATAAATGAAGTTGGCATAAATGGTATGATCGGTAAAGGCTACAGGAGTGACGCAGTAGTCGAGGCTATGAAAAAATCATGCTGTGTTTATATGGTTGCTATCGGCGGCATCGGAGCGCTCATTAGCCAAAGTATAAAAAAATATGAAGTGCTGGCTTATCCAGAACTAGGACCAGAGGCAGTTGCTAGGCTTACAGTTGAGGATTTCCCAGCAATAGTTGCCATTGACTGCGAGGGTAATAACTTCTATGAAGTCGGTCAAGCACCTTACAAAAAGATATAAATTTATCCCGCTAGCAAGCTAGCTAGCGGACTTTAGTAATATCCAAGACACATCGTTTCAGTTAATTTTATGCGTTTTTCAAATGGAGCAGGTGAGAAAAATTTGCATTTTTCAATGTAAATTCTATAAGAATAGCTAAGATTAAAATCATCATAAAATTTCTTCAAGTCTATAAATTTGATACCGCAAATCTCATAAAATTTAAAGAGCTCGTATATCTTAGAGCCATTTTTTGCTACAAGATGAGATGGAGCAAGCGAAGTAAAAGAGCAAAATACGCCTGTTGGAATAAGGCCATTTAAAGGTGTGCAGGTTTTTATAATGTTTTGAAATTTGACTGGAATGCTATTTTTTCTAAGAAAAACTATTCTTGAGTTTTCAAATTTAGCACTTATGACATTTTTCCAAAAAAGATAAGCATTTGATGAGATGCCGGCATTTTTAGCTAACTCAGCACCGAGTACATAATCATCTAAAAACTCATTTGGTGCGAGTATATTTTGCATCTTCATCCTTTTGAAATTTTGTCCATTATAGC
The Campylobacter concisus genome window above contains:
- a CDS encoding fumarate hydratase; amino-acid sequence: MRIINVKDIREVVAKLCKQACYVVTPDLKAAFTKAQTNESSSLGKDILGKILQNAKLAEEGVAPICQDTGMTVVFVQIGQDVHIEGGYIEDAINEGIAEGYTEGYLRKSVVAEPLFERKNTTNNTPAVIHTRIVPGDKLKIKVAPKGFGSENKSVLKMLVPADGIEGVKKVFLEAVKYAGPNACPPLTIGVGIGGTMDKAALLAKEAAVRSVDSKNSDPRYAKLEDELLELACKTGVGPQGLGGDTTAVKVNVEWYPTHIAGLPVAININCHAARHADAEL
- a CDS encoding cysteine permease, producing the protein MQNILAPNEFLDDYVLGAELAKNAGISSNAYLFWKNVISAKFENSRIVFLRKNSIPVKFQNIIKTCTPLNGLIPTGVFCSFTSLAPSHLVAKNGSKIYELFKFYEICGIKFIDLKKFYDDFNLSYSYRIYIEKCKFFSPAPFEKRIKLTETMCLGYY
- a CDS encoding Fe-S-containing hydro-lyase, with protein sequence MSEVKRIIAPFDKEVVKSLKAGDNVLISGTIIAARDAAHKALTETLARGEKLPVELKGETIYYVGPTPAKPNQAIGAAGPTTSGRMDKYTPTMINEVGINGMIGKGYRSDAVVEAMKKSCCVYMVAIGGIGALISQSIKKYEVLAYPELGPEAVARLTVEDFPAIVAIDCEGNNFYEVGQAPYKKI